Proteins encoded by one window of Anaerosalibacter sp. Marseille-P3206:
- a CDS encoding IS3 family transposase, which yields MRLGKQRNENKYLAIKYFYETKIWSINWMCKVLNISRASYYKWLHREVPQQELENIELARLIKEYDERFNHILGYRRMTSWINHFNQTNYSKKRVHRIMQKLGIHSVIRKKKNKYISVKPETIAENILQRDFYATEPNQKWVTDITEFKVPREKKKIYLSAILDLYDRYPVAYVLSSRNDNKLVFKTFDKAIKDNPLAKPIFHSDRGFQYTSKVFQRKLKEQEMKQSMSRVGHCIDNGPVEGFWGIIKSEMYQMYEITDEESLRYAINDYMRFYSEERLQDRFNCKTPLEVRTEALSIKTPIEYPISANKRIEKYKEKWTA from the coding sequence GTGAGGCTTGGCAAACAACGTAACGAAAATAAGTATCTAGCAATAAAATACTTTTATGAAACAAAAATATGGAGTATTAATTGGATGTGTAAAGTACTTAACATATCAAGAGCATCATACTACAAATGGCTCCACAGAGAAGTACCTCAACAAGAATTAGAAAATATTGAATTAGCAAGATTAATAAAAGAATATGATGAAAGATTTAATCATATTTTAGGATATCGTAGAATGACATCTTGGATTAACCATTTCAATCAAACTAATTACAGTAAAAAAAGAGTCCATAGGATTATGCAAAAATTAGGTATTCACTCAGTAATCCGAAAAAAGAAGAATAAATACATTTCAGTTAAGCCGGAAACAATAGCAGAGAACATATTACAAAGAGACTTTTATGCAACAGAACCAAATCAAAAATGGGTAACAGACATTACAGAATTTAAAGTACCAAGAGAAAAGAAAAAGATTTACTTAAGCGCCATACTTGATTTGTATGATAGGTATCCAGTAGCCTATGTATTAAGTAGTAGAAACGATAACAAATTAGTATTTAAGACCTTTGATAAAGCAATAAAAGATAATCCATTAGCAAAACCAATCTTCCATAGCGATAGAGGATTTCAATACACAAGTAAAGTATTTCAAAGAAAACTGAAAGAACAAGAAATGAAACAGTCAATGTCAAGAGTAGGACACTGTATTGATAATGGACCGGTAGAAGGATTCTGGGGAATAATTAAATCAGAAATGTATCAAATGTATGAAATTACAGATGAAGAGTCCCTAAGATATGCAATTAATGATTACATGCGTTTTTACTCAGAGGAAAGATTACAAGACAGATTTAACTGTAAAACGCCATTAGAAGTTAGGACAGAAGCTTTATCAATTAAAACTCCTATAGAATACCCTATATCTGCGAATAAGAGAATAGAGAAGTACAAAGAAAAATGGACAGCATAA
- a CDS encoding helix-turn-helix domain-containing protein — protein MAKSPHTPEFKAKVSQEYLDGLGSFPFLANKYSIGLQTIQSWVSKYKLYGILAFQNKAGNKKYTSEFKTMCVEAVLSGEGSVNDITAKYNISSRSVLSGWISRYNANIELKDYDPKGEVYMANSRRKTTIEERKEIVKYCIEHNRNYKEAASLYDVSYSQVYSWVKKYDDIGEEGLIDRRGHHKKDEELDELEKLRRENIRLKKKLEEKDMVVELLKKVKEFEGM, from the coding sequence ATGGCAAAATCACCACATACTCCTGAATTTAAAGCGAAAGTATCTCAAGAATATCTTGATGGATTAGGCTCATTCCCTTTTTTAGCTAATAAATATAGTATTGGTCTGCAAACAATACAGTCATGGGTTTCCAAGTATAAACTTTATGGCATTTTAGCTTTTCAAAATAAAGCAGGAAATAAAAAATATACTTCCGAATTTAAAACAATGTGCGTAGAAGCTGTATTATCCGGAGAAGGAAGTGTTAATGATATAACAGCAAAATATAATATTTCAAGTCGTTCTGTTTTAAGTGGTTGGATTTCAAGGTATAATGCCAATATAGAACTCAAGGATTATGATCCTAAAGGGGAGGTATATATGGCAAATTCCAGAAGAAAAACAACTATAGAAGAGCGAAAAGAAATAGTTAAATATTGTATTGAACATAATCGTAATTACAAAGAAGCAGCAAGCCTTTATGATGTTTCATACAGCCAAGTTTACTCTTGGGTTAAAAAGTATGATGATATAGGCGAAGAAGGGCTAATAGATAGACGAGGACACCATAAAAAAGATGAAGAATTAGATGAATTAGAGAAATTACGTCGAGAGAATATTAGATTAAAAAAGAAACTAGAAGAAAAAGATATGGTGGTAGAACTGCTAAAAAAAGTGAAAGAATTCGAAGGGATGTGA